Proteins encoded within one genomic window of Setaria italica strain Yugu1 chromosome IV, Setaria_italica_v2.0, whole genome shotgun sequence:
- the LOC101775809 gene encoding uncharacterized protein LOC101775809 isoform X1: MAGCRKSYCSKSNMEVDDDVEEDDVDFNPFLREGSPSETSSSLTSEAECEEHSSDKRPSSGMYLQNSIVNENTSDCALPQTRLSSKDVVKEIFPEKTSTQVNIENDEGRLNELEKEVLPGEATCSPTVQNSHHPLEASEEDAICRRTRARYSLANYSLEELETFLQESDDDGDLQNVDEEEEYRKFLASVLSGVGDDTQTCQGDENQDEDDNDADFELEIEEALESDGDENTENYDDTNGKKGKDGRRPQTRQRRPFTELPGAGSYRHESNKTHLRPILPYVPTAVVTPAHAFGWQYPTQNALFPSSLALVTCAPLVCGFTDQQLGQLHVLIYEHAQLLIQTFSLCVLDPSKQDVANNIKKMIVELVGSRDQALARSAPHRHIFFESQHLSSSLVSSESSQCQWMPLIKSPVISILDVAPLQFAHGYLSDVATAVVKHRKSHVDGTADKNRRKEPLFPSPVINNCKEASNISQDTSVSSGQLQQKKSLAATLLENTKKDTVALVPADIARLAQRFFSLFNFALFPHKPPPAAMANRVLFTDAEDRLLALGIQEYNNDWGAIQKRFLPCKSNHQIFVRQKNRSSSKAPDNPVKEVRRMKTSPLTVEEKECIREGLRIFKNDWTSVWKFVVPHRDPSLLQRQWRVASGVQKSYTKSDAEKERRRTYEAKRRKLRASMPDSRVVRGQEADYNASEDVENDDDSYVNEAFLEDTDSRSINMMPCQLPLPRNAGKNMMMQSGTGLDEECGTTCGYIEPQKGSGTRLDVTTSYIPLMFCPSDGPSYVRAPSTTAPVVSCGSLDQLQASQVSKEKGSCVVKLAPDLPPVNLPPSVRVLSQVAFHPNATHFHGTSDNAAPVPPLTYTESAYRQLNLFPDHRANSRLQQNGISNENTTEDGAEQDLQMHPLLFQYPQDVVSSYSHPVQNLINQSRKYDLFPFEKVQVERSNNQISGSTENGTANANTIDFHPLLQRTEVEVHDEVPEGDYHQSVNQSEYNMRQAPVDDQSTPGQASTSPSERETSIDLNIHLCSPTEIKDSNDLRGTFSKSNVQDEVSRKDKAGIPELEVLNSCSHHCIEEPNEESMQGIVMEQEELSDSEEDSQHVEFECEEMDDSEEEQVQGTEASPIQKKGISASVICGEFHVNNDQSQIQQGSVQMDKQGTSSMQKLQVSSRSARAMLKPETAKRTGFRVNQRSSSSRTTETSRSKTRSSKQPQGQSSAERKPNDSRRTRKTPAPR, from the exons ATGGCAGGTTGTAGGAAATCCTACTGTAGCAAATCAAATATGGAAGTTGACGATGACGTGGAGGAGGATGATGTGGATTTTAACCCTTTTCTTAGGGAAGGATCTCCGTCTGAGACCTCATCAAGCCTTACTTCAGAAGCAGAATGCGAGGAACATAGTTCTGACAAGCGGCCAAGTAGCGGGATGTATCTGCAGAATAGCATAGTTAATGAAAACACAAGTGACTGTGCACTTCCTCAAACTAGATTGTCATCTAAAGATGTTGTCAAAGAAATATTTCCAGAAAAAACATCAACCCAGGTTAATATTGAGAATGATGAAGGTCGCTTGAATGAATTGGAAAAGGAGGTTTTACCAGGCGAAGCCACTTGCTCTCCAACAGTGCAAAACTCTCATCACCCTCTGGAAGCTAGTGAGGAAGATGCAATTTGCAGACGGACGAGAGCAAGATACTCACTAGCAAACTATTCACTTGAGGAATTAGAGACCTTTCTCCAGGAGtcagatgatgatggtgatcTGCAGAATGTCGATGAGGAAGAGGAATACCGCAAGTTTCTTGCATCTGTCCTGTCTGGTGTTGGCGATGACACACAGACGTGCCAGGGGGACGAAAACCAGGATGAAGATGATAATGATGCAGACTTTGAGCTTGAGATTGAGGAGGCCTTAGAAAGTGATGGTGATGAAAATACTGAGAACTATGATGACACAAATGGTAAAAAGGGGAAAGATGGTCGTAGGCCTCAGACTAGGCAGAGGCGGCCATTCACCGAGTTGCCTGGGGCAGGTAGCTATCGTCACGAATCCAATAAAACTCATTTAAGACCAATTCTGCCATATGTTCCAACTGCAGTGGTGACTCCTGCACATGCTTTTGGATGGCAATATCCTACCCAGAATGCCCTTTTCCCTTCATCATTGGCACTGGTAACTTGTGCACCTTTAGTTTGTGGATTTACTGATCAGCAACTTGGCCAACTGCATGTATTGATATATGAGCATGCTCAGCTCCTGATCCAAACCTTTTCCCTATGTGTTCTTGATCCATCTAAACAAGATGTGGCTAATAATATAAAAAAGATGATAGTTGAGTTGGTTGGCTCTCGTGATCAAGCATTGGCTAGGAGTGCTCCTCATCGGCATATCTTTTTTGAATCGCAGCATCTCTCATCTAGTCTTGTTTCTTCTGAGAGTTCACAATGCCAATGGATGCCATTAATCAAGAGTCCTGTTATATCTATCCTTGATGTCGCACCACTTCAGTTCGCCCACGGTTATTTAAGTGATGTGGCAACAG CTGTCGTGAAGCATAGAAAAAGTCATGTGGATGGCACTGCTGACAAAAATCGCAGGAAAGAGCCTCTATTTCCTTCACCAGTGATTAACAATTGCAAAGAAGCAAGCAACATTTCTCAAGATACATCTGTTTCATCTGGGCAGTTACAGCAGAAGAAATCATTAGCTGCTACCCTGCTTGAGAATACTAAAAAGGACACAGTTGCTCTTGTTCCAGCTGACATTGCAAGATTAGCACAGAGATTCTTTTCACTTTTCAATTTTGCATTGTTTCCTCATAagccacctcctgcagctatgGCCAATAGAGTGCTTTTCACTGATGCAGAGGACAG ATTATTAGCTCTAGGAATTCAGGAATATAATAATGACTGGGGAGCAATACAAAAGCGCTTTCTTCCTTGTAAATCAAATCATCAG ATATTTGTGAGACAAAAGAATCGTAGCTCCTCCAAAGCCCCTGATAATCCAGTTAAG GAGGTGCGCCGTATGAAGACATCTCCATTGACAGTTGAGGAGAAGGAATGTATCCGGGAG GGACTGAGGATCTTCAAAAATGATTGGACATCAGTTTGGAAGTTTGTAGTGCCACATAGGGATCCTTCACTTCTCCAACGTCAATGGAGAGTTGCAAGTGGAGTTCAGAAATCTTACACTAAAAGTGATgctgaaaaagaaagaaggcgaaCATATGAAGCAAAGAGGAGAAAGCTGAGAGCATCAATGCCTGATTCACGAGTAGTCCGTGGGCAAGAG GCTGATTACAATGCTTCTGAGGATGTTGAAAATGATGATGATTCATATGTCAATGAAGCATTTTTGGAAGACACAGATAGTAGAAGCATTAACATGATGCCTTGTCAGCTGCCTTTACCAAGAAATGCTGGAAAAAACATGATGATGCAGTCAGGCACAGGCCTCGATGAAGAATGTGGCACTACATGTGGTTACATTGAACCACAGAAAGGAAGTGGTACACGCCTTGATGTAACCACCTCATATATACCTTTAATGTTCTGCCCCTCTGATGGCCCTTCATATGTGAGAGCACCTTCCACTACAGCTCCAGTGGTATCATGTGGCTCTCTGGATCAACTTCAAGCTTCCCAAGTGAGTAAAGAGAAAGGTAGTTGTGTGGTCAAGTTGGCTCCAGACTTGCCACCTGTGAACCTTCCTCCTTCTGTCCGTGTCCTATCTCAGGTGGCATTTCATCCAAATGCAACCCACTTTCATGGCACCTCAGATAATGCAGCTCCTGTGCCACCTCTAACCTATACCGAAAGTGCTTACAGACAGCTAAATCTGTTTCCTGATCACAGAGCTAATTCTAGATTGCAGCAGAATGGGATCTCTAATGAAAATACTACAGAAGATGGTGCTGAGCAAGATTTGCAGATGCATCCTTTGCTGTTTCAGTATCCTCAAGATGTGGTTTCATCATACAGTCATCCAGTCCAAAATCTTATTAATCAGTCAAGAAAATATGATCTTTTCCCCTTTGAGAAAGTTCAAGTTGAGAGAAGTAACAACCAGATTTCAGGTTCCACTGAAAACGGTACTGCAAATGCTAACACTATTGACTTCCATCCTCTCTTGCAAAGAACTGAAGTTGAGGTGCATGATGAAGTACCAGAAGGTGACTACCATCAATCTGTTAATCAGTCTGAGTATAATATGAGGCAAGCACCAGTAGATGACCAGTCAACACCTGGGCAAGCATCCACAAGCCCTTCTGAGAGGGAGACCAGTATTGACTTGAACATTCATTTATGTTCTCCAACGGAGATAAAAGATTCGAATGACTTAAGAGGTACTTTTAGCAAATCAAATGTTCAAGATGAAGTTTCTAGGAAGGACAAAGCTGGTATTCCAGAGCTAGAGGTTCTAAATTCCTGTTCTCATCATTGCATTGAAGAGCCTAATGAAGAATCAATGCAAGGGATTGTGATGGAACAAGAAGAATTAAGTGATTCTGAGGAAGACAGCCAGCATGTTGAGTTTGAATGTGAGGAAATGGATGATTCTGAAGAGGAGCAAGTTCAGGGTACAGAAGCCTCTCCAATTCAGAAAAAG GGCATCTCAGCATCAGTTATTTGTGGGGAATTCCATGTTAACAATGACCAGAGTCAAATCCAACAAGGATCTGTTCAAATGGATAAACAAGGTACAAGTTCAATGCAGAAATTGCAAGTTTCTTCTCGGTCAGCGAGGGCTATGTTGAAGCCAGAAACTGCAAAGCGCACAGGATTTAGGGTGAACCAACGTTCGTCCTCTTCTCGCACAACTGAAACTAGCCGGAGCAAAACCAGAAGTTCTAAACAGCCGCAGGGGCAGTCAAGTGCTGAACGCAAGCCCAATGATTCAAGAAGAACTAGAAAAACTCCAGCCCCAAGATGA
- the LOC101786448 gene encoding 60S ribosomal protein L35a-1, whose protein sequence is MVKGRTGQRVRLYVRGTILGYKRSKSNQYETTSLVQIEGVNTKEDVAWYAGKRMAYIYKAKTKSSETRYRCIWGKVTRPHGNSGVVRAKFKSNLPPESMGRKVRVFMYPSSI, encoded by the exons ATGGTGAAGGGACGCACGGGGCAGCGCGTGAGGCTCTACGTCCGGGGCACCATCCTCGGATACAAGAG GTCCAAGTCGAACCAGTACGAGACCACGTCTCTGGTACAGATCGAGGGGGTGAACACCAAGGAGGACGTCGCGTGGTACGCCGGGAAGCGCATGGCGTACATCTACAAGGCCAAGACCAAGAGCAGCGAGACCCGCTACAGGTGCATCTGGGGCAAGGTCACCCGCCCGCACGGCAACTCCGGCGTCGTCCGCGCCAAGTTCAAGTCCAACCTCCCCCCGGAGTCCATG GGGCGCAAGGTCAGAGTGTTCATGTACCCGAGCAGCATCTGA
- the LOC101786047 gene encoding anthocyanidin 3-O-glucosyltransferase — protein sequence MAPAASSPAPHVAVVAFPFSSHAAVLLAFARALAAAAAPAGATISFLSTASSIAQLRRAAGGAGGMPGNLRFVEVPDGAPPPAAERAAVPVPRQMELFMAAAEAGGVEAGLEAARAAAGGVRVSCVVGDAFVWPAAEAAAAAGAPWVPVWTAASCALLAHLRTDALRADVGDQAVSRADELLVSHPGLASYRVRDLPDGVVSGDFNYVISRLVHRMGQVLPRAAAAAVALNTFPGLDPPDVTAALAELLPNCLPLGPYHLLLPKDTTAAAAAAPAADDPHGCLAWLDRHPARSVVYVSFGTVASPRPDELRELAAGLESSGAPFLWSLREDSWPLLPPGFLDRASAAGSGGLVVPWAPQVAVLRHAAVGAFVTHAGWGSVMEGVASGVPMACRPFFGDQRMNARSVAHVWGFGAAFEGATMTRAGVATAVGEMLRGEEGVRMRARARDLQAAVAAAFAPGGACRRNFDKFVEIVCRA from the exons ATGGCACCCGccgcgtcctcgccggcgccgcacgTGGCCGTGGTGGCGTTCCCGTTCAGCTCCCACGCGGCGGTGCTGCTCGCCTTCGCGcgggcgctggccgccgccgcggcgcccgcgggGGCCACGATCTCGTTCCTCTCCACCGCGTCCTCCATCGCGCAGCTCCGcagggccgccggcggcgctggcgggaTGCCGGGGAACCTGCGCTTCGTGGAGGTCCCGGACGGGGCGCCGCCTCCCGCGGCGGAGAGGGCTGCAGTCCCGGTGCCGCGGCAGATGGAGCTGTTCAtggccgccgcggaggccggaGGGGTGGAGGCCGGGCTGGAGgcggcccgcgccgcggcgggcggggtCAGGGTGAGCTGCGTGGTGGGCGACGCGTTCGTGTggcccgcggcggaggcggccgccgcggcgggcgcgccgTGGGTGCCCGTGTGGACAGCCGCGTCGTGCGCGCTCCTGGCGCACCTCCGCACCGACGCGCTCCGGGCCGACGTCGGCGACCAGG CCGTGAGCAGGGCGGATGAGCTGCTGGTGTCGCACCCGGGCCTCGCCAGCTACCGCGTCCGCGACCTCCCTGACGGCGTGGTCTCCGGCGACTTCAACTACGTCATCAGCCGCCTCGTCCACCGCATGGGCCAGGtcctcccgcgcgccgccgccgccgccgtcgcgctcaACACCTTCCCGGGCCTGGACCCACCCGACGTCACCGCTGCCCTCGCCGAGCTGCTCCCCAACTGCCTCCCGCTCGGCCcctaccacctcctcctccccaaggacaccaccgccgccgccgccgccgcgcctgcaGCCGACGACCCACACGGCTGCCTCGCCTGGCTCGACCGCCACCCGGCGCGCTCGGTGGTGTACGTGAGCTTCGGCACGGTGGCGTCCCCGCGCCCCGACGAGCTCCGTGagctggcggcggggctggaGTCCTCCGGCGCGCCGTTCCTGTGGTCCCTCCGCGAGGACTCGTGGCCGCTCCTCCCGCCAGGTTTCCTCgaccgcgcctccgccgccgggtcCGGGGGGCTCGTGGTGCCCTGGGCGCCGCAGGTGGCCGTGCTGCGCCACGCCGCCGTGGGCGCGTTCGTGACGCACGCCGGGTGGGGATCGGTGATGGAGGGCGTGGCGAGCGGCGTGCCCATGGCGTGCCGCCCCTTCTTCGGGGACCAGCGGATGAACGCGCGGTCCGTGGCGCACGTGTGGGGGTTCGGCGCGGCCTTCGAGGGCGCCACGATGACGCGCGCCGGGGTGGCCACCGCCGTGGGAGAGATGCTCCGCGGGGAGGAAGGGGTGAGGATGAGGGCCAGGGCGCGGGATCTGcaggccgccgtggccgccgcgttCGCGCCCGGCGGCGCGTGCAGGAGGAACTTCGACAAGTTCGTGGAGATCGTCTGCCGCGCTTAA
- the LOC101775809 gene encoding uncharacterized protein LOC101775809 isoform X2, translating into MEVDDDVEEDDVDFNPFLREGSPSETSSSLTSEAECEEHSSDKRPSSGMYLQNSIVNENTSDCALPQTRLSSKDVVKEIFPEKTSTQVNIENDEGRLNELEKEVLPGEATCSPTVQNSHHPLEASEEDAICRRTRARYSLANYSLEELETFLQESDDDGDLQNVDEEEEYRKFLASVLSGVGDDTQTCQGDENQDEDDNDADFELEIEEALESDGDENTENYDDTNGKKGKDGRRPQTRQRRPFTELPGAGSYRHESNKTHLRPILPYVPTAVVTPAHAFGWQYPTQNALFPSSLALVTCAPLVCGFTDQQLGQLHVLIYEHAQLLIQTFSLCVLDPSKQDVANNIKKMIVELVGSRDQALARSAPHRHIFFESQHLSSSLVSSESSQCQWMPLIKSPVISILDVAPLQFAHGYLSDVATAVVKHRKSHVDGTADKNRRKEPLFPSPVINNCKEASNISQDTSVSSGQLQQKKSLAATLLENTKKDTVALVPADIARLAQRFFSLFNFALFPHKPPPAAMANRVLFTDAEDRLLALGIQEYNNDWGAIQKRFLPCKSNHQIFVRQKNRSSSKAPDNPVKEVRRMKTSPLTVEEKECIREGLRIFKNDWTSVWKFVVPHRDPSLLQRQWRVASGVQKSYTKSDAEKERRRTYEAKRRKLRASMPDSRVVRGQEADYNASEDVENDDDSYVNEAFLEDTDSRSINMMPCQLPLPRNAGKNMMMQSGTGLDEECGTTCGYIEPQKGSGTRLDVTTSYIPLMFCPSDGPSYVRAPSTTAPVVSCGSLDQLQASQVSKEKGSCVVKLAPDLPPVNLPPSVRVLSQVAFHPNATHFHGTSDNAAPVPPLTYTESAYRQLNLFPDHRANSRLQQNGISNENTTEDGAEQDLQMHPLLFQYPQDVVSSYSHPVQNLINQSRKYDLFPFEKVQVERSNNQISGSTENGTANANTIDFHPLLQRTEVEVHDEVPEGDYHQSVNQSEYNMRQAPVDDQSTPGQASTSPSERETSIDLNIHLCSPTEIKDSNDLRGTFSKSNVQDEVSRKDKAGIPELEVLNSCSHHCIEEPNEESMQGIVMEQEELSDSEEDSQHVEFECEEMDDSEEEQVQGTEASPIQKKGISASVICGEFHVNNDQSQIQQGSVQMDKQGTSSMQKLQVSSRSARAMLKPETAKRTGFRVNQRSSSSRTTETSRSKTRSSKQPQGQSSAERKPNDSRRTRKTPAPR; encoded by the exons ATGGAAGTTGACGATGACGTGGAGGAGGATGATGTGGATTTTAACCCTTTTCTTAGGGAAGGATCTCCGTCTGAGACCTCATCAAGCCTTACTTCAGAAGCAGAATGCGAGGAACATAGTTCTGACAAGCGGCCAAGTAGCGGGATGTATCTGCAGAATAGCATAGTTAATGAAAACACAAGTGACTGTGCACTTCCTCAAACTAGATTGTCATCTAAAGATGTTGTCAAAGAAATATTTCCAGAAAAAACATCAACCCAGGTTAATATTGAGAATGATGAAGGTCGCTTGAATGAATTGGAAAAGGAGGTTTTACCAGGCGAAGCCACTTGCTCTCCAACAGTGCAAAACTCTCATCACCCTCTGGAAGCTAGTGAGGAAGATGCAATTTGCAGACGGACGAGAGCAAGATACTCACTAGCAAACTATTCACTTGAGGAATTAGAGACCTTTCTCCAGGAGtcagatgatgatggtgatcTGCAGAATGTCGATGAGGAAGAGGAATACCGCAAGTTTCTTGCATCTGTCCTGTCTGGTGTTGGCGATGACACACAGACGTGCCAGGGGGACGAAAACCAGGATGAAGATGATAATGATGCAGACTTTGAGCTTGAGATTGAGGAGGCCTTAGAAAGTGATGGTGATGAAAATACTGAGAACTATGATGACACAAATGGTAAAAAGGGGAAAGATGGTCGTAGGCCTCAGACTAGGCAGAGGCGGCCATTCACCGAGTTGCCTGGGGCAGGTAGCTATCGTCACGAATCCAATAAAACTCATTTAAGACCAATTCTGCCATATGTTCCAACTGCAGTGGTGACTCCTGCACATGCTTTTGGATGGCAATATCCTACCCAGAATGCCCTTTTCCCTTCATCATTGGCACTGGTAACTTGTGCACCTTTAGTTTGTGGATTTACTGATCAGCAACTTGGCCAACTGCATGTATTGATATATGAGCATGCTCAGCTCCTGATCCAAACCTTTTCCCTATGTGTTCTTGATCCATCTAAACAAGATGTGGCTAATAATATAAAAAAGATGATAGTTGAGTTGGTTGGCTCTCGTGATCAAGCATTGGCTAGGAGTGCTCCTCATCGGCATATCTTTTTTGAATCGCAGCATCTCTCATCTAGTCTTGTTTCTTCTGAGAGTTCACAATGCCAATGGATGCCATTAATCAAGAGTCCTGTTATATCTATCCTTGATGTCGCACCACTTCAGTTCGCCCACGGTTATTTAAGTGATGTGGCAACAG CTGTCGTGAAGCATAGAAAAAGTCATGTGGATGGCACTGCTGACAAAAATCGCAGGAAAGAGCCTCTATTTCCTTCACCAGTGATTAACAATTGCAAAGAAGCAAGCAACATTTCTCAAGATACATCTGTTTCATCTGGGCAGTTACAGCAGAAGAAATCATTAGCTGCTACCCTGCTTGAGAATACTAAAAAGGACACAGTTGCTCTTGTTCCAGCTGACATTGCAAGATTAGCACAGAGATTCTTTTCACTTTTCAATTTTGCATTGTTTCCTCATAagccacctcctgcagctatgGCCAATAGAGTGCTTTTCACTGATGCAGAGGACAG ATTATTAGCTCTAGGAATTCAGGAATATAATAATGACTGGGGAGCAATACAAAAGCGCTTTCTTCCTTGTAAATCAAATCATCAG ATATTTGTGAGACAAAAGAATCGTAGCTCCTCCAAAGCCCCTGATAATCCAGTTAAG GAGGTGCGCCGTATGAAGACATCTCCATTGACAGTTGAGGAGAAGGAATGTATCCGGGAG GGACTGAGGATCTTCAAAAATGATTGGACATCAGTTTGGAAGTTTGTAGTGCCACATAGGGATCCTTCACTTCTCCAACGTCAATGGAGAGTTGCAAGTGGAGTTCAGAAATCTTACACTAAAAGTGATgctgaaaaagaaagaaggcgaaCATATGAAGCAAAGAGGAGAAAGCTGAGAGCATCAATGCCTGATTCACGAGTAGTCCGTGGGCAAGAG GCTGATTACAATGCTTCTGAGGATGTTGAAAATGATGATGATTCATATGTCAATGAAGCATTTTTGGAAGACACAGATAGTAGAAGCATTAACATGATGCCTTGTCAGCTGCCTTTACCAAGAAATGCTGGAAAAAACATGATGATGCAGTCAGGCACAGGCCTCGATGAAGAATGTGGCACTACATGTGGTTACATTGAACCACAGAAAGGAAGTGGTACACGCCTTGATGTAACCACCTCATATATACCTTTAATGTTCTGCCCCTCTGATGGCCCTTCATATGTGAGAGCACCTTCCACTACAGCTCCAGTGGTATCATGTGGCTCTCTGGATCAACTTCAAGCTTCCCAAGTGAGTAAAGAGAAAGGTAGTTGTGTGGTCAAGTTGGCTCCAGACTTGCCACCTGTGAACCTTCCTCCTTCTGTCCGTGTCCTATCTCAGGTGGCATTTCATCCAAATGCAACCCACTTTCATGGCACCTCAGATAATGCAGCTCCTGTGCCACCTCTAACCTATACCGAAAGTGCTTACAGACAGCTAAATCTGTTTCCTGATCACAGAGCTAATTCTAGATTGCAGCAGAATGGGATCTCTAATGAAAATACTACAGAAGATGGTGCTGAGCAAGATTTGCAGATGCATCCTTTGCTGTTTCAGTATCCTCAAGATGTGGTTTCATCATACAGTCATCCAGTCCAAAATCTTATTAATCAGTCAAGAAAATATGATCTTTTCCCCTTTGAGAAAGTTCAAGTTGAGAGAAGTAACAACCAGATTTCAGGTTCCACTGAAAACGGTACTGCAAATGCTAACACTATTGACTTCCATCCTCTCTTGCAAAGAACTGAAGTTGAGGTGCATGATGAAGTACCAGAAGGTGACTACCATCAATCTGTTAATCAGTCTGAGTATAATATGAGGCAAGCACCAGTAGATGACCAGTCAACACCTGGGCAAGCATCCACAAGCCCTTCTGAGAGGGAGACCAGTATTGACTTGAACATTCATTTATGTTCTCCAACGGAGATAAAAGATTCGAATGACTTAAGAGGTACTTTTAGCAAATCAAATGTTCAAGATGAAGTTTCTAGGAAGGACAAAGCTGGTATTCCAGAGCTAGAGGTTCTAAATTCCTGTTCTCATCATTGCATTGAAGAGCCTAATGAAGAATCAATGCAAGGGATTGTGATGGAACAAGAAGAATTAAGTGATTCTGAGGAAGACAGCCAGCATGTTGAGTTTGAATGTGAGGAAATGGATGATTCTGAAGAGGAGCAAGTTCAGGGTACAGAAGCCTCTCCAATTCAGAAAAAG GGCATCTCAGCATCAGTTATTTGTGGGGAATTCCATGTTAACAATGACCAGAGTCAAATCCAACAAGGATCTGTTCAAATGGATAAACAAGGTACAAGTTCAATGCAGAAATTGCAAGTTTCTTCTCGGTCAGCGAGGGCTATGTTGAAGCCAGAAACTGCAAAGCGCACAGGATTTAGGGTGAACCAACGTTCGTCCTCTTCTCGCACAACTGAAACTAGCCGGAGCAAAACCAGAAGTTCTAAACAGCCGCAGGGGCAGTCAAGTGCTGAACGCAAGCCCAATGATTCAAGAAGAACTAGAAAAACTCCAGCCCCAAGATGA
- the LOC101786840 gene encoding beta-1,3-galactosyltransferase 6 — protein sequence MSTYLKKPSSYYTVSLIVLLPLTLLCLTFLLPLSTYLSNPLATAAAASGACGAGTAGVAANRAAPAAEDDDGVAAGQRRPGLSVLVGVHTMPGKHSRRHLIRMAYALQQTPALRAAARVDVRFALCARPMPPEHRAFVALEARAYGDVLVLDCAESAEQGKTYTYFASLPAMIGSGGGAGDARPYDYVMKVDDDTFLRLDALVETLRAAPREDMYGGVGLPFHDREFPPFMLGMGYLLSWDLVEWIATSDMVRREAMGVEDMTTGKWLNMGNKAKNRVNIFPRMYDYKSAKDEDFLENTIGVHQLKQDLRWAHTLEHFNLTRLEPSSKLHRF from the exons CTTCCTCCTTCCGTTGTCCACCTATCTGAGCAACCCGCTCGCCACGGCCGCAGCTGCCAGCGGCGCCTGCGGTGCTGGCActgccggcgtcgccgccaACCGTGCCGCACCAGcggccgaggacgacgacggtgttGCTGCTGGCCAGCGCCGCCCGGGGCTGAGCGTCCTCGTCGGCGTGCACACGATGCCCGGGAAGCACTCCCGGCGCCACCTCATCCGCATGGCGTACGCGCTGCAGCAGACGCCggcgctccgcgccgccgcgcgcgtcgACGTCCGGTTCGCTCTCTGCGCGCGCCCgatgccgccggagcaccgcgcGTTCGTGGCGCTCGAGGCCCGCGCCTACGGCGACGTGCTGGTCCTCGACTGCGCCGAGAGCGCGGAGCAGGGGAAGACCTACACCTACTTCGCCAGCCTGCCGGCGATGATAGGCTccggcggaggcgccggcgaTGCCCGgccgtacgactacgtgatgaAGGTGGACGACGACACGTTCCTCCGGCTGGACGCGCTGGTGGAGACGCTCCGCGCGGCGCCGAGGGAGGACATGTACGGCGGCGTGGGGCTCCCATTCCACGACCGGGAGTTCCCGCCGTTCATGCTCGGCATGGGCTACCTGCTGTCGTGGGACCTCGTCGAGTGGATCGCCACCTCCGACATGGTCAGAAGGGAAGCCATGG GGGTGGAAGATATGACCACAGGAAAGTGGCTGAACATGGGCAACAAGGCCAAGAACAGGGTGAACATTTTCCCCAGGATGTATGACTACAAGAGTGCCAAAGATGAGGACTTCTTGGAGAACACCATTGGGGTGCACCAGCTGAAGCAGGACTTGAGGTGGGCGCACACGTTGGAGCACTTCAATCTCACGAGGTTGGAGCCCTCCAGCAAGCTACACCGTTTCTAG